The following proteins are co-located in the Escherichia fergusonii ATCC 35469 genome:
- a CDS encoding glutathionylspermidine synthase family protein: MERVSITERPDWREKAHEYGFNFHTMYGEPYWCEDAYYKLTLAQVEKLEDVTAELHQMCLKVVEKVIASDELMTKFRIPKHTWSFVRQSWLTHQPSLYSRLDLAWDGTGEPKLLENNADTPTSLYEAAFFQWIWLEDQLNAGNLPEGCDQFNSLQEKLIERFAELREQYGFQLLHLTCCRDTVEDRGTIQYLQDCAAEADIATEFLYIEDIGLGEKGQFTDLQDQVISNLFKLYPWEYMLREMFSTKLEDAGVRWLEPAWKSIISNKALLPLLWEMFPNHPNLLPAYFAEDDHPQMDKFVVKPIFSREGANVSIIENGKTIESVEGPYGEEGMIVQQFHPLPKFGDSYMLIGSWLINDQPAGIGIREDRALITQDLSRFYPHIFVE, encoded by the coding sequence ATGGAAAGAGTCAGTATTACCGAACGCCCGGACTGGCGTGAAAAAGCCCATGAATACGGTTTTAATTTTCACACCATGTATGGTGAACCTTACTGGTGTGAAGATGCTTATTACAAACTCACTCTTGCCCAGGTTGAAAAACTGGAAGATGTGACGGCTGAACTGCACCAGATGTGCCTGAAAGTGGTGGAAAAAGTGATCGCCAGCGATGAGCTGATGACTAAATTCCGCATTCCAAAACACACCTGGAGTTTTGTGCGCCAGTCATGGCTGACTCACCAGCCATCGCTTTATTCGCGTCTTGATCTGGCGTGGGATGGCACAGGCGAACCTAAGCTTCTGGAGAATAACGCTGATACGCCAACTTCTCTGTATGAAGCGGCATTCTTTCAGTGGATCTGGCTGGAAGACCAGCTTAACGCTGGCAACCTGCCGGAAGGCTGTGACCAGTTCAATAGCCTGCAAGAGAAGTTGATAGAGCGCTTTGCCGAGTTACGGGAGCAATATGGATTCCAGTTGCTGCATCTGACCTGTTGCCGCGATACGGTGGAAGACCGGGGAACCATTCAATATCTGCAGGATTGTGCAGCTGAAGCAGACATCGCTACCGAATTTCTCTATATCGAAGATATTGGTCTGGGCGAGAAAGGTCAGTTCACGGATTTGCAGGATCAGGTTATCTCTAACCTGTTTAAGCTCTATCCGTGGGAATATATGCTACGTGAAATGTTCTCTACCAAGCTGGAAGATGCTGGCGTACGTTGGCTGGAACCGGCATGGAAGAGCATAATCTCCAACAAGGCGCTTCTGCCGCTGCTGTGGGAGATGTTCCCAAATCACCCGAACCTGCTGCCAGCCTACTTTGCGGAAGATGATCACCCGCAAATGGATAAATTTGTCGTTAAACCTATTTTCTCTCGTGAAGGGGCGAACGTCTCTATCATTGAAAATGGCAAAACGATCGAGTCGGTAGAAGGTCCATACGGTGAAGAAGGAATGATTGTTCAGCAATTCCATCCTCTGCCGAAATTTGGCGATAGTTATATGCTAATTGGCAGTTGGCTGATTAATGATCAACCTGCTGGCATTGGTATTCGGGAAGACCGGGCGCTGATTACTCAAGATTTGTCCCGTTTCTATCCCCACATTTTTGTCGAATAA